In Helianthus annuus cultivar XRQ/B chromosome 9, HanXRQr2.0-SUNRISE, whole genome shotgun sequence, the following are encoded in one genomic region:
- the LOC110875655 gene encoding uncharacterized protein LOC110875655, whose amino-acid sequence MIPDVIASTFLVHDVYVKLLFDSGANLSFINTTFCQALNQPLTKLSQACTVETAEGNSANIREVLQGGKIELLGHKFMANLLPMNLAGFDVVLGMDWLVANHARILCDQNTIEIRTPTGEMIMIRGDKPTKSTKFISVMKAASYARKQGIVYMISVIVNTKGKELKEILVVSEYPDVFPEDLPRLSPDREVEFRIHLIPGIAPIAKAPYRLAPTETLELKK is encoded by the coding sequence ATGATTCCCGACGTGATCGCCAGTACATTTCTTGTCCATGACGTATATGTTAAATtgttatttgactctggtgcaaatcTAAGTTTTATAAATACGACATTCTGTCAAGCGCTTAATCAACCGTTAACTAAGCTTAGTCAAGCTTGTACGGTAGAAACGGCAGAAGGAAACTCCGCCAATATACGCGAAGTACTTCAAGGAGGAAAGATAGAATTATTAGGACATAAGTTCATGGCAAACCTACTACCAATGAatctagctggattcgatgtagtattaggaatggattggttagtggCTAatcatgctcgaatcctatgtgatcaaaATACTATTGAGATTCGTACGCCAACAGGAGAAATGATCATGATTCGAGGAGACAAGCCAACTAagtccacaaaattcatctctgtgatgaaggCTGCAAGTTACGCACGAAAGCAAGGCATAGTGTATATGATCTCTGTGATCGTTAACACAAAAGGCAAGGAACTGAAGGAAATTCTGGTAGTATCGGAATACCCCgacgttttccctgaagatctacctagACTGTCGCCTGAtcgagaagtagaatttagaattcatctgaTACCTGGAATTGCACCAATTGCTAAAGcgccttatcgattagcaccaacggagacGCTAGAATTAAAGAAGTAA
- the LOC110875656 gene encoding uncharacterized protein LOC110875656, with protein sequence MSYIASSYVIEQIVLQQPDATPVFNSVPPPIWNYYTQKYPDGVEAALNLKQNLKLRTIENELPESIDVTFSPSDTDNESQVIKTVVDQVLDEESDNSEPEIVKTQSENSMSDSEEDGNFLDRFIPKSDKVANDDSIIVVYTMVGIDKLYSDFEYLLQNARIESVEKVFKLVEIDISEVNNNTFFSKPKKSFVTQQPKKSGKKGSVGNHDQNKRQGNNLKKKGVGFEKKMAKNEGKPKERLGEVFVTGKSTVEEKEYIFSRKAIDDFNAAKKLIDETFKSTFVEYDKRICYRCNEIVHMAKQCMKNLEKPILQNPRPKTPTDNKGKKPMISPVRILKRGEFLKSEEKPKSTFEVGESSKVQKTSKIYPKTKVFENQSWVVKPKSLVEEKKMENVLKTESKVFKDDVYNLSLNLINYLKSFHRLKKKSSNQKSNPWSQMSPLGLPKSFISKWIMDSGASRHMTGMLALLYDVNSLNGGYVGFAGNQGGRIVGQGTLTNRVISFDKVNYIIELENNLLSISQICDKSFTVHFTKNECLVLKPGVKIPDDMVLLRAPRENDLYILDMSVATTTDHQKQCFVTKTKATEKE encoded by the exons ATGAGTTATATTGCATCTTCATATGTGATTGAGCAGATTGTTCTGCAACAACCAGATGCAACACCTGTCTTtaacagtgttccacccccaatatGGAATTATTAcactcagaaatatccagatggggtggaagctgctttgaaTCTCAAACAGAATCTCAAACTAAGAACAATTGAGAATGAATTGCCCGAGagcattgatgttacattctctccgTCCGACACTGACAATGAGTCACAGGTGATAAAGACCGTTGttgaccaagtgttagacgaagagAGTGATAACTCGGAGCCTGAGATTGTGAAAACTCAGTCTGAGAACTCAATGTCTGATTCTGAAGAAGATGGTAATTTCTTAGACAGATTTATACCAAAATCAGACAAAGTCGCGAATGATGATTCGATCATTGTGGTTTACACAATGGTTGGAATTGACAAGCTTTACTCTGATTTTGAGTATCTGCTCCAGAATGCTAGGATTGAGAGTGTTGAAAAGGTGTTTAAATTGGTCGAGATTGACATTTCAGAAGTGAACAACAACACattcttttcaaaacctaaaaagtCTTTTGTAACTCAACAACCTAAAAAGTCTGGAAAGAAAGGGTCGGTGGGTAATCATGATCAAAACAAAAGACAAGgtaacaacttgaaaaagaaaggtGTTGGTTTTGAAAAGAAGATGGCAAAAAATGAGGGTAAACCAAAGGAAAGGTTGGGAGAAGTGTTTGTTACTGGTAAGAGTACTGTTGAGGAAAAAGAGTATATTTTCAGTCGAAAAGCCATTGATGATTTCAATGCAGCGAAAAAGTTGATAGATGAGACattcaaatcaacttttgtcgagtatgacaaaagaATTTGTTATCGCTGTAATGAAATTGTTCACATGGCCAAGCAATGCAtgaaaaatcttgaaaaacctATTTTGCAAAATCCAAGACCTAAAACTCCAACTGATAACAAGGGTAAAAAACCAATGATTTCACCAGTTCGTATTTTGAAGAGAGGTGAATTTCTGAAGTCTGAAGAAAaaccaaaatcaacttttgaGGTTGGCGAATCTTCAAAAGTCCAAAAGACTTCAAAGATTTATCCAAAAACGAAAGTTTTTGAGAATCAATCTTGGGTGGTGAAACCAAAATCATTAGTTGAAGAGAAAAAGATGGAGAATGTTTTGAAAACTGAATCAAAAGTTTTTAAAGATGATGTTTATAACTTGAGTTTGAACTTGATAAACTACTTGAAAAGTTTCCACCGATTAAAAAAGAAGAGTTCAAATCAAAAGTCAAACCCGTGGTCCCAAATGTCACCTTTA GGGCTGCCGAAGTCGTTTATCTCGAAATGGATAATGGACAGCGGGGCTTCAAGGCACATGACCGGAATGCTAGCTTTGCTCTATGACGTCAACTCTCTCAACGGAGGATATGTAGGATTTGCTGGGAATCAGGGTGGAAGGATAGTCGGTCAAGGAACCCTGACGAATAGAGTTATATCGTTTGATAAAGTGAACTACATAATAGAACTTgaaaacaatctgctgagtatctcacaGATTTGTGACAAGTCTTTTACCGTACATTTCACTAAAAATGAATGTCTTGTCTTAAAACCTGGTGTTAAAATTCCTGATGATATGGTGCTGTTGCGAGCTCCACGAGAAAATGACctgtatattcttgatatgagtgtTGCAACAACAACAGATCATcagaaacaatgttttgtgacgAAAACCAAAGCGACTGAAAAAGAGTAA